One region of Chryseobacterium muglaense genomic DNA includes:
- a CDS encoding UvrD-helicase domain-containing protein: MSNSYTVINASAGSGKTYALVQRLLMICLRYPNQHQSIRNILALTFTNKAANEMKERILSWLEKFTAQNYAENNDLKNIQKAFESEGLKITIDELHNRSKKLLDYILHNYSTLNIGTIDRFNSRLVRSFSYELGLAKNFNLEIDAEPFLIEAVDKMLDQIGENENISNSFMDYVDYSLENNEKINLNKNLYDSAKEFVKDIHYEHLKDNKEFDDENYENIKNTLRKEITTNKKQSLELALSSIELFKSRNIEIEDFAQGKNGLGGFFPKVVDFYQKKRPGFPFPTASEESVVEKYRKGAAAKSKHKDAEISEILEPLLENRMKLILLFIETQKKEKILSALLPLKVNKDIQDELRKIEEENDLVLLSKFNILINENLKNEPSAFIYEKVGAQFQHYFFDEFQDTSELQWQNFVPLRDHSISTENTSFTLVGDPKQSIYRFRGGESKLMLDIINKKEFAPKEAELLVLKDNWRSAKNIVQFNNELYYFHSLNLEEEHQHIFGVDGEQNPKAKIDGRVKVNLIENLTNEDFYNDVSEKMQKDIQECLDNGFKFSDITILCRGNFDIFSYSQKLGNLKVNYNGEETNIKTISDKGLTLELSNTLLAVVEFLKWETNPKNKPHLIMMMFYLNRLGRISMPDFTLEMKEILALEQHENIIQFIEEKYHLKLKQDHFPKFNLYNFIEYYINEFSIEHKETDFLLNFLEMLFNFTQNAGASTKEFLKYWDEEASTYTIQASENIDAIQIMTIHKAKGLEFPIVFIPMMNKNRDSEFSNWFETDEKSVLKSVNINQFNKNLEVYDEGIEKFNQENSYKNLVDRLCLQYVATTRPVEQLFFYLQKQNKTSNNLEILEFVQSKNLQDLDEFDLYETHPEMLKKQIIHKKSEFKTENIQNLRNEHENTSSIKIATPSKNYQVRNEKVRIGLFVHELLSKINTEKDIDKVLETYVLEGQITLEEKVNIKDDLKKIIHQYSEFFDEKWKVINEKDIMISERGISKIYRPDRILKDDEGYIIVDFKTGMETEKNDQQIETYQSVLEHLGMKVIKTQLIYIPEYL; this comes from the coding sequence ATGTCAAATTCATATACTGTAATCAATGCATCTGCCGGTTCAGGGAAAACTTATGCTCTTGTACAAAGGCTTTTGATGATTTGTCTGAGATATCCCAATCAGCATCAATCGATCAGAAATATTTTGGCATTAACGTTTACCAACAAAGCAGCCAACGAAATGAAGGAAAGAATTCTTTCATGGCTGGAAAAGTTTACAGCACAGAATTACGCAGAGAATAATGATCTTAAAAATATTCAAAAAGCGTTTGAATCTGAAGGTTTAAAAATAACGATTGACGAACTTCACAACCGTTCTAAAAAGCTTTTAGATTACATTCTTCATAATTATTCTACCTTAAATATCGGAACGATTGACCGCTTCAATTCACGTTTGGTGCGTAGCTTTTCTTATGAATTGGGTTTGGCTAAAAATTTTAATCTTGAAATTGATGCAGAACCTTTTTTAATTGAAGCCGTCGACAAAATGCTTGACCAGATTGGAGAAAATGAAAATATCTCCAATTCGTTTATGGATTATGTAGATTACAGTTTAGAAAACAATGAAAAGATTAATCTGAATAAAAATCTATACGATTCTGCGAAAGAGTTTGTAAAAGACATTCATTACGAACACCTGAAAGACAATAAAGAATTTGATGATGAGAATTATGAAAACATCAAAAATACTTTAAGGAAAGAGATTACCACAAACAAAAAGCAATCATTAGAATTAGCTTTAAGTTCAATCGAATTATTTAAATCAAGAAATATTGAGATTGAAGATTTTGCGCAGGGTAAAAATGGATTAGGAGGATTTTTCCCAAAAGTAGTCGATTTTTATCAGAAAAAAAGACCCGGATTTCCGTTCCCTACAGCAAGCGAAGAATCTGTAGTTGAAAAATACAGAAAAGGAGCCGCAGCAAAATCAAAACACAAAGACGCAGAAATTTCAGAAATTTTGGAGCCACTTCTCGAAAACAGAATGAAACTCATTCTTCTTTTCATTGAAACTCAGAAAAAAGAAAAAATACTTTCTGCTTTATTACCTTTAAAAGTAAACAAAGATATTCAGGATGAATTGAGAAAAATTGAAGAAGAAAACGATTTGGTTCTGCTTTCAAAATTCAATATTCTTATTAATGAAAATCTTAAAAATGAGCCTTCTGCTTTTATTTATGAAAAAGTAGGTGCGCAGTTTCAGCATTATTTTTTTGATGAATTTCAGGATACTTCAGAACTACAGTGGCAGAATTTTGTTCCGCTGAGAGATCACAGTATTTCGACAGAAAATACCTCTTTTACTTTAGTTGGAGATCCAAAACAGAGTATTTATCGTTTCCGTGGTGGTGAAAGCAAACTGATGTTGGATATTATCAACAAAAAAGAATTTGCACCTAAAGAAGCAGAATTATTAGTTTTAAAAGACAATTGGAGAAGCGCTAAAAATATCGTTCAGTTTAATAATGAGCTGTATTATTTTCATTCTTTAAACCTTGAAGAAGAACACCAACATATTTTTGGAGTGGATGGCGAACAAAACCCAAAAGCAAAAATTGACGGACGTGTAAAGGTAAATCTTATTGAAAATTTGACCAACGAAGATTTCTACAATGATGTTTCTGAAAAAATGCAGAAAGATATTCAGGAATGTCTGGATAACGGATTTAAATTTTCAGATATTACAATTTTGTGTCGTGGAAATTTTGACATTTTCTCTTATTCACAAAAATTAGGAAATCTGAAAGTCAATTATAATGGAGAAGAAACGAATATTAAAACGATTTCGGATAAAGGTTTGACTTTAGAATTATCAAATACTTTACTGGCTGTTGTTGAATTTTTGAAATGGGAAACCAATCCCAAAAACAAACCTCATCTTATTATGATGATGTTTTACCTTAACAGACTCGGAAGAATCAGCATGCCGGATTTCACTTTAGAAATGAAAGAAATTCTGGCTTTGGAACAGCATGAAAACATCATTCAGTTTATTGAAGAAAAGTATCATTTAAAACTGAAACAGGATCATTTTCCTAAATTTAATCTTTATAATTTTATTGAATATTATATCAATGAATTTTCTATTGAGCATAAAGAAACCGATTTCCTCCTCAACTTTTTGGAAATGCTTTTCAATTTCACCCAAAACGCGGGAGCAAGTACCAAAGAATTTCTAAAATATTGGGACGAAGAAGCTTCAACTTACACAATTCAGGCTTCTGAAAATATTGATGCAATTCAGATTATGACCATTCACAAAGCAAAAGGTCTCGAATTCCCCATCGTTTTCATTCCGATGATGAATAAAAACCGTGATTCTGAATTTAGCAACTGGTTTGAAACAGATGAAAAGTCGGTTTTAAAATCAGTCAACATTAATCAGTTCAATAAAAATCTTGAAGTGTATGATGAAGGCATTGAAAAATTTAACCAGGAAAATTCTTACAAAAATCTTGTTGACAGGCTTTGTTTGCAATATGTGGCGACAACACGACCTGTAGAACAATTGTTTTTTTATCTTCAGAAACAGAATAAGACTTCGAATAATTTAGAAATTTTAGAGTTTGTACAGTCTAAAAACCTTCAGGATCTTGATGAATTTGATTTGTATGAAACTCATCCTGAAATGCTGAAAAAACAAATTATTCACAAAAAATCTGAATTTAAAACTGAAAACATTCAGAACCTGAGAAACGAGCATGAAAATACAAGCTCGATAAAGATTGCAACGCCTTCAAAAAATTACCAGGTAAGAAATGAAAAAGTAAGAATCGGGCTTTTTGTACACGAATTGCTTTCAAAAATTAATACTGAAAAAGACATTGATAAAGTTTTGGAAACGTATGTTTTGGAAGGTCAGATTACCCTCGAAGAAAAGGTAAATATTAAAGACGATCTTAAAAAAATCATTCATCAGTATTCAGAATTTTTTGATGAAAAATGGAAAGTGATTAACGAAAAAGACATTATGATTTCCGAACGAGGAATCAGTAAAATTTACCGTCCCGACAGAATTTTAAAAGATGATGAAGGCTATATTATCGTAGATTTTAAAACCGGAATGGAAACTGAAAAGAACGATCAACAAATTGAAACCTATCAATCTGTTTTAGAACATCTGGGAATGAAGGTGATTAAAACACAGCTGATTTATATTCCTGAATATTTATAA
- the cysS gene encoding cysteine--tRNA ligase → MQLKIYNSLAGEKEIFKPILEGNVGMYVCGPTVYSNVHLGNVRTFLSFDFIYRSLTHLGYKVRYVRNITDAGHLTDDGDVNNDRFVKQTRLEKLEPMEIVQKYTVDFHKVLDMFNLLPPNIEPTATGHIVEQIELTQKLIETGFAYESNGSVYFDVLEYNARGLNYGELSKRNIEELFANTRDLDGQGEKKNPQDFALWKKASPAHIMRWNSPWGEGFPGWHLECTAMSTKYLGETFDIHGGGMDLKFPHHECEIAQGKACNGASPVNYWMHANMLTMNAQRMSKSTGNYILPMQLVSGENDFFEKSFHPAIVRFCFLQAHYRSVLDISNDAMLASEKGFSRLMEALKILNSITPNDEKQSGFSLDDWKAKCYDALTDDFNSPVLIAHLFEAVKFIFALKDEKETISAQGLEDLKSTLNAFVFDVLGLQNIEENNNEKLDQTLQVLIELRNQARKSKNFDLSDQIRDKLLAEGIELKDGREGTTYSIS, encoded by the coding sequence ATGCAACTAAAAATATACAACTCGCTTGCGGGAGAAAAAGAAATATTTAAACCAATTTTAGAAGGAAATGTTGGAATGTACGTTTGTGGACCAACAGTTTATAGCAATGTGCATTTGGGAAATGTAAGAACTTTCCTTTCCTTCGATTTTATTTACAGAAGTTTGACACATCTTGGCTACAAAGTAAGATATGTAAGAAATATCACCGATGCAGGTCACCTTACCGATGATGGAGATGTGAATAACGACCGTTTTGTAAAGCAAACCCGTCTAGAAAAATTGGAACCGATGGAAATTGTACAGAAATATACTGTAGATTTTCACAAGGTTTTAGATATGTTCAACTTATTGCCTCCGAATATTGAGCCTACTGCAACTGGTCACATTGTAGAACAGATTGAGCTAACTCAGAAATTAATTGAAACAGGTTTCGCTTACGAAAGTAATGGCTCTGTTTATTTCGATGTTTTGGAATATAATGCAAGAGGTTTAAATTACGGTGAACTTTCAAAACGTAACATCGAAGAACTTTTTGCCAACACAAGAGATTTAGACGGTCAAGGGGAAAAGAAAAATCCTCAGGATTTTGCATTGTGGAAAAAAGCTTCTCCAGCTCATATTATGCGTTGGAATTCTCCTTGGGGAGAAGGTTTTCCGGGATGGCATCTTGAGTGTACTGCGATGAGCACGAAATATTTAGGTGAAACTTTCGATATTCACGGTGGTGGAATGGATTTGAAATTTCCACATCACGAATGTGAAATTGCACAAGGAAAAGCTTGCAACGGAGCTTCTCCGGTAAATTACTGGATGCATGCTAATATGTTGACAATGAATGCTCAGCGTATGAGTAAATCAACGGGGAATTATATTTTACCAATGCAATTGGTTTCTGGTGAGAATGATTTTTTTGAAAAATCTTTTCATCCTGCGATTGTTCGTTTTTGCTTTTTACAGGCGCATTACAGAAGTGTTTTAGATATTTCTAATGATGCAATGTTAGCGAGCGAAAAAGGCTTCAGTAGATTAATGGAAGCTTTAAAAATATTAAATTCAATCACTCCGAATGACGAAAAGCAATCTGGTTTTAGTCTGGATGATTGGAAAGCAAAATGTTATGATGCTTTAACGGATGATTTTAATTCACCTGTCCTGATTGCTCATTTATTTGAAGCAGTGAAATTTATTTTTGCTTTAAAAGATGAAAAAGAAACAATTTCTGCTCAAGGTTTAGAAGATTTAAAATCTACATTAAACGCTTTTGTTTTTGATGTTTTAGGATTGCAGAATATCGAGGAAAATAATAATGAAAAATTAGATCAGACGTTACAGGTTTTAATTGAATTGAGAAATCAGGCAAGAAAATCTAAGAATTTTGACCTTTCAGACCAGATTAGAGATAAACTTCTAGCTGAAGGAATTGAGCTAAAAGACGGACGAGAGGGAACTACATACTCTATTTCTTAG
- a CDS encoding 4-alpha-glucanotransferase, with protein MKLYFNIEYHAKSGEKLELLINEKDSANRSYLMFHADNLWKCEVDFFSKTIAYKYQLKDEKGNVLREEFVQHHLNFSHNYKEFLIFDEWNSKNFPENYLNNKILKNKLFQFIPRKIAILKKHTHLFRIEAPIYNPDWEIVLIGNTSSLGNWSYENLVHLSQTDFGIWEASVDIPEIQLIQYKYAIFDTIEGKIIDIESGENRSTIPNPQKDVLQIVADHYFRFKSYQMYHDAGVAVPVFSLRTQDGFGVGEFSDLKKLADWADKASLGIIQILPINDTTANYSWTDSYPYAAVSVYALHPQYISIENLDFNLPKELVEGFQSKKSELNSLELIDYEKMISAKWKYLKAVFNTEKEKIYKDRSFKKFIKDNEEWLLPYSAFCVLRDKYKTPNFNEWKTHKKYFAGKISPFFSAKNKDYDASMLHAWVQFQLHKQLKDAVDYIHRLGISLKGDLPIGIYRYSVEAWTEPDLFGMDFQAGAPPDQFTEIGQNWEFPTYNWEAMKADNYRWWKNRFKALEQYFDAMRIDHILGFFRIWRMPISATQGILGYFYPAVPVVLDEFKARNIPFDFERYCKPFINDEILSKYFGEETFNALQFIHKNADGIYQFKEEFNTQRKLADYFKNKPADFSEKLISLCANVLFLTEEKNGETVYHPRFNVFKTESYRYLSDWERKSIYELYQDYFFKRQDYLWKEKAMEKLPVILNATDMLICGEDLGMVPDCVPEVMDELAIVALKVQRMYSGNIPFSYPQKAGYMNVVTASSHDSSTLRQWWKENPQLTQTYFNQQLNQNGKAPEDLSPYLAEIIMKQHLYNYAMLAIFPIQEFFALDEELINPKTDNERINNPAVFPHYWRYRMHVNLENLTNNLEFNRKISNWINESGRS; from the coding sequence ATGAAATTATATTTTAATATTGAATATCATGCAAAATCCGGCGAAAAACTAGAGTTGCTTATTAATGAAAAAGATTCTGCCAATCGAAGTTATTTGATGTTTCATGCTGACAATTTATGGAAATGTGAAGTAGATTTTTTTTCTAAAACAATAGCTTACAAATATCAACTCAAAGATGAAAAAGGAAATGTTTTGCGTGAAGAATTTGTTCAGCATCATTTAAATTTCTCTCATAACTACAAAGAGTTTTTAATTTTCGATGAATGGAACAGCAAAAACTTTCCTGAAAATTATCTAAACAATAAAATTCTAAAAAATAAACTCTTTCAATTCATTCCAAGAAAAATTGCAATTTTAAAAAAACATACTCATTTATTCAGAATTGAAGCACCCATTTATAATCCTGACTGGGAAATTGTTTTAATAGGAAATACTTCTTCATTAGGTAATTGGAGCTATGAAAATTTAGTTCATTTATCCCAAACAGATTTCGGGATTTGGGAAGCTTCTGTTGATATTCCGGAAATTCAGCTTATTCAATATAAATACGCCATTTTTGATACAATTGAAGGAAAAATAATTGATATAGAAAGTGGTGAAAACAGGTCAACAATTCCCAATCCACAGAAAGACGTTTTACAGATTGTAGCAGATCATTATTTCAGATTTAAATCTTATCAAATGTATCACGATGCGGGTGTTGCAGTTCCTGTTTTTTCTTTAAGAACTCAAGATGGTTTTGGTGTAGGAGAATTTTCTGATTTAAAAAAACTGGCAGATTGGGCAGATAAAGCTTCTTTAGGGATTATTCAGATTTTGCCGATTAATGATACCACAGCCAATTATTCTTGGACAGATTCTTATCCATATGCTGCAGTTTCTGTATATGCTTTACATCCACAATATATTTCAATCGAAAATCTTGATTTTAATTTACCGAAAGAATTAGTTGAAGGGTTTCAGTCGAAAAAATCAGAATTAAATTCTTTAGAGTTAATTGATTACGAAAAAATGATTTCAGCAAAATGGAAATATCTTAAAGCTGTTTTCAATACCGAAAAAGAGAAGATTTATAAAGACAGAAGTTTCAAAAAGTTCATTAAAGATAATGAAGAATGGCTTTTACCCTATTCTGCATTTTGTGTTTTGAGAGACAAATACAAAACACCGAATTTCAATGAGTGGAAAACCCATAAAAAATATTTTGCAGGTAAAATTTCACCGTTTTTCTCTGCAAAAAATAAAGACTACGACGCTTCGATGCTTCATGCATGGGTGCAGTTTCAGCTTCATAAACAATTAAAAGATGCTGTTGACTATATTCATCGTTTAGGAATTTCGTTAAAGGGAGATTTACCGATTGGAATTTATAGATATTCTGTTGAGGCATGGACGGAACCAGATTTATTCGGAATGGATTTTCAGGCAGGTGCACCCCCAGATCAGTTTACAGAAATCGGGCAGAATTGGGAATTTCCGACTTATAATTGGGAAGCGATGAAAGCTGATAATTATCGTTGGTGGAAGAATAGATTCAAAGCACTAGAACAGTATTTTGATGCAATGAGAATTGATCATATTTTAGGATTTTTCAGAATCTGGAGAATGCCAATTTCGGCAACTCAGGGGATTTTGGGATATTTTTATCCTGCAGTTCCTGTTGTTTTAGATGAGTTTAAAGCGAGAAATATTCCTTTTGACTTTGAAAGATATTGTAAACCTTTTATTAATGATGAGATTCTGTCGAAATATTTTGGTGAAGAAACATTTAACGCTTTACAGTTTATTCATAAAAATGCCGACGGAATTTATCAATTTAAAGAAGAATTTAATACTCAAAGAAAATTAGCTGATTATTTTAAAAATAAACCTGCAGATTTTTCTGAAAAATTGATTTCCCTTTGTGCAAATGTTTTGTTTTTAACTGAAGAAAAAAACGGCGAAACGGTTTATCATCCAAGATTTAATGTTTTTAAAACTGAATCTTACCGATATCTTTCTGATTGGGAAAGAAAATCGATTTACGAGCTTTATCAGGATTATTTCTTTAAAAGACAAGATTATTTATGGAAAGAAAAAGCAATGGAAAAACTTCCTGTTATTTTAAACGCAACAGATATGTTGATCTGTGGGGAAGATCTGGGCATGGTTCCGGATTGTGTTCCTGAGGTAATGGATGAATTGGCGATTGTTGCATTGAAAGTTCAGCGTATGTATTCCGGAAATATTCCGTTTTCTTATCCTCAAAAAGCTGGTTATATGAATGTCGTTACGGCTTCTTCACACGACAGTTCAACGCTTCGTCAATGGTGGAAAGAAAATCCTCAGTTAACGCAAACTTATTTTAACCAACAATTGAATCAAAATGGAAAAGCTCCTGAAGATTTAAGTCCTTATTTAGCTGAAATTATAATGAAACAGCATCTTTACAACTATGCAATGTTGGCGATTTTTCCAATTCAGGAGTTCTTTGCTCTTGACGAAGAGTTGATTAATCCTAAAACGGATAATGAGAGAATTAATAATCCCGCAGTGTTTCCACATTATTGGCGCTACAGAATGCATGTAAATCTTGAAAATTTAACAAATAATTTAGAGTTTAATCGAAAAATATCAAATTGGATTAATGAAAGCGGTAGAAGTTGA
- the folE gene encoding GTP cyclohydrolase I FolE, with translation MVDFTDNDDDIFTGKEHTPIREDAFEKSPQEKIEKITELFGEIMETLGLDMTDDSLKDSPKRVAKMYVNEIFGGLLPENKPGISTFSNKYKYRQMLVEKDITVYSFCEHHFLPIIGRAHVAYISSGEVIGLSKINRIVDYYAKRPQVQERLTMQIVDALKDALGTQNVACIIDAKHLCVNCRGIKDTASSTITAELSGIFRTNPITRQEFLHYVGSHAKLDY, from the coding sequence ATGGTTGATTTTACCGATAACGATGATGATATTTTTACAGGGAAAGAGCATACGCCGATCCGTGAAGATGCTTTTGAGAAATCGCCACAGGAAAAAATAGAAAAAATTACCGAGCTTTTTGGTGAGATTATGGAAACGTTGGGTCTTGATATGACCGATGATTCTTTAAAAGATTCTCCAAAACGAGTTGCGAAAATGTATGTTAATGAAATTTTTGGAGGTTTACTTCCCGAAAACAAACCCGGAATTTCTACCTTTTCAAACAAATACAAATACCGCCAAATGTTGGTGGAAAAAGATATTACAGTCTATTCATTTTGCGAACATCATTTTTTACCGATTATAGGAAGAGCGCACGTTGCTTATATTTCTAGCGGTGAAGTAATAGGTCTTTCAAAGATTAACAGAATTGTTGATTATTATGCGAAAAGACCGCAGGTTCAGGAAAGACTGACGATGCAGATTGTGGATGCACTAAAAGATGCACTTGGAACACAAAATGTGGCCTGTATTATTGATGCTAAACATCTTTGTGTAAATTGCAGAGGAATAAAAGATACGGCAAGTTCTACAATCACAGCAGAATTGAGCGGAATTTTTAGAACCAATCCTATCACAAGACAAGAATTCCTTCATTATGTGGGAAGTCATGCGAAATTGGATTATTAG
- a CDS encoding ferritin, whose protein sequence is MVSEKIAQLINEQIAHEQYAAQYYLSMSAWFSAKDLDGIANYFRVQSKEELMHADKMFDYLNDVGGQIILGEIAKPPHEFDSATGIFEKALAHEKTVTKSIFNIVKNANEEGDFATTSFMQWFINEQVEEEASASQYVTKIKMVCDNPSALYLFDQELAKRVFVADPTA, encoded by the coding sequence ATGGTAAGTGAAAAAATTGCACAGCTAATAAACGAACAAATCGCTCACGAGCAATATGCGGCTCAATATTATCTTTCTATGTCTGCTTGGTTTTCAGCAAAAGATCTTGACGGAATTGCCAATTACTTCAGAGTTCAAAGCAAAGAAGAATTGATGCATGCCGACAAAATGTTTGATTACCTAAACGATGTAGGTGGTCAGATCATCTTAGGTGAAATTGCAAAACCACCACATGAGTTTGATAGTGCAACAGGTATTTTTGAAAAAGCTTTGGCGCACGAAAAAACGGTGACGAAAAGTATTTTCAATATTGTGAAAAATGCAAATGAAGAAGGAGATTTTGCAACAACTTCATTCATGCAATGGTTCATCAATGAGCAAGTAGAAGAAGAAGCAAGTGCTTCTCAATACGTAACTAAAATCAAAATGGTTTGCGATAACCCTTCTGCATTATATCTTTTTGACCAAGAATTGGCGAAGAGAGTTTTTGTAGCAGACCCTACAGCTTAA
- a CDS encoding T9SS type A sorting domain-containing protein: MKKHLFPIILLLLGNTVSAQHDFFALAGKDSPRIEFNDFRVMNSDGTSGESIFGVSSEAKVVSQSRKALITEDKNSYNHAQSMTLAALALDSSGNNLVYMPMFSSNIYVLNQKTKEITLVENTVARVTSCDINSHITRMATGYDGNIYAINNSGTQFLQISKKNNQYVVNDLGIIKDDASNGKNSFTAMETGFGGDMIADADNNFYVFAASGNVFKVSTKELKAKFVGKITGLPEAYSVNGVAVNSKGKVVIASAKGAALYELNLNNLEAKQLPGEQNLHIYDLASKYFANDRVAVANMLANIDIYPTKVDEQTITINVNDKAVKGNIKVNIFDVSGKSVMSATLLVKDGNLNQQIQLRNLITGTYVVSITEESGKNLLSKKILVTK, translated from the coding sequence ATGAAAAAACATTTATTCCCTATTATCTTATTATTACTTGGAAATACAGTTAGTGCACAGCACGATTTTTTTGCATTGGCAGGAAAAGATTCTCCAAGAATTGAGTTTAATGATTTCCGTGTGATGAATTCTGACGGAACTTCCGGTGAAAGTATTTTCGGAGTTTCTTCGGAAGCAAAAGTAGTTTCTCAATCACGAAAAGCTTTGATTACTGAAGACAAAAATTCTTACAATCATGCTCAGTCTATGACTTTGGCTGCTTTGGCTTTAGATTCTTCAGGTAACAATTTGGTGTATATGCCCATGTTTTCATCTAATATCTATGTTTTAAACCAAAAAACAAAAGAGATTACTTTAGTTGAAAACACGGTAGCAAGAGTGACATCTTGCGATATTAATTCACATATTACAAGAATGGCAACCGGCTACGATGGTAATATTTATGCCATCAATAATTCAGGAACACAATTTCTTCAAATCAGTAAAAAGAACAATCAATACGTTGTAAACGATTTGGGGATTATTAAAGATGATGCTTCGAACGGTAAAAACTCTTTTACCGCAATGGAAACTGGTTTTGGAGGTGACATGATTGCTGATGCGGATAATAATTTCTACGTTTTTGCAGCTTCTGGAAATGTATTTAAAGTTTCAACTAAAGAATTAAAGGCAAAATTTGTGGGTAAAATTACAGGTTTGCCTGAAGCGTATTCTGTAAATGGGGTAGCCGTAAATTCTAAAGGAAAAGTAGTCATTGCAAGTGCAAAAGGAGCTGCTTTGTATGAATTAAACCTTAATAATCTAGAAGCAAAACAACTTCCTGGTGAACAGAATCTGCATATTTATGATTTAGCAAGTAAATATTTTGCGAACGACAGAGTTGCTGTTGCTAATATGCTTGCCAATATTGATATTTATCCAACGAAAGTTGATGAACAAACGATTACCATAAATGTAAACGATAAAGCTGTTAAAGGAAATATTAAAGTGAATATTTTTGATGTTTCCGGAAAATCGGTGATGTCAGCAACTTTATTAGTAAAAGATGGAAATCTTAATCAACAGATTCAACTTAGAAATTTGATAACCGGAACTTATGTGGTGAGCATCACAGAAGAATCAGGGAAAAACTTACTATCTAAGAAAATTTTGGTCACTAAGTAA
- a CDS encoding T9SS type A sorting domain-containing protein — MIKKLSSFILVHFSYLVLFSQFSWQKMSTVYPSTVNNVSINYSIVNEQVIWSNFWNDLGKVAFSKSMDGGNTWNAVPAVFQYNDYNFTVRDFFAVSENVAFLATTYQNNIGRGRLYKTTDGGNTWNSIKDFTTGLSYVHFWDTNVGIVVCYPDMSNSSSKKIEIFKTTDGGVTWVAKGGSLLTNSKPNQIPRYIKDDLGDFFWFGSNEGEIIKTNDKGTTWSVVQTPYESSHYEYGSKSLGYFAIIDANTAYYTDFNTGKLYKTTDGFLTEQYVGDPGFGRQTFIEKIPNTDILIAVSGSYNPGSSRGSKYSTDGGLTWVLINSIGRLFVKSKGIDTTFAFGWDGLGGWDDYWRIVKLNGRPIDPQNPGTPQNPGTPQNPGNPQTGTGSDSDIFAIYPIPTGDYLHIKSKILLDSFSIWDFSGRLIWQGKSADNRINVSGLSKGVYSVSVLHQGVHHYRKFIKE, encoded by the coding sequence ATGATAAAAAAACTATCTTCTTTTATTCTTGTGCACTTTTCCTATCTGGTATTATTTTCTCAATTTAGTTGGCAGAAAATGAGTACAGTGTATCCGTCAACAGTAAATAATGTATCTATTAATTACAGTATTGTTAATGAACAGGTTATTTGGTCTAATTTCTGGAATGATTTGGGGAAAGTTGCCTTTTCAAAAAGTATGGATGGGGGAAATACATGGAATGCGGTACCTGCAGTTTTTCAATACAATGATTATAATTTTACAGTTAGAGATTTTTTTGCGGTTTCGGAGAATGTTGCCTTTTTAGCAACGACTTATCAAAATAATATAGGAAGAGGACGCTTGTACAAAACTACAGATGGGGGTAATACTTGGAATTCAATAAAAGATTTTACAACAGGTTTAAGTTACGTTCATTTTTGGGATACAAATGTAGGGATTGTCGTTTGTTATCCAGATATGAGCAACAGTAGTTCAAAAAAAATTGAAATATTTAAAACTACTGATGGTGGGGTAACATGGGTGGCAAAAGGAGGGAGTTTACTTACCAATTCGAAACCAAATCAAATTCCAAGGTATATAAAAGATGATTTAGGTGATTTCTTTTGGTTTGGTTCTAATGAGGGCGAAATTATTAAGACAAATGATAAAGGCACGACGTGGTCGGTAGTTCAGACGCCGTATGAATCATCGCATTATGAATATGGTAGTAAAAGTTTAGGATATTTTGCAATCATTGATGCTAATACCGCATATTATACTGATTTTAATACTGGAAAACTTTATAAAACTACGGATGGCTTTTTAACAGAGCAATACGTAGGAGATCCAGGATTTGGCCGACAAACCTTTATAGAAAAAATACCCAATACTGATATTTTAATTGCTGTATCTGGAAGCTACAATCCTGGATCATCGAGAGGTTCAAAATACAGTACAGATGGTGGTCTTACTTGGGTTCTTATAAATAGTATCGGAAGATTGTTTGTGAAATCTAAAGGAATTGACACTACTTTTGCTTTTGGGTGGGATGGTTTAGGTGGATGGGATGATTATTGGAGAATTGTAAAATTAAACGGAAGGCCTATTGATCCTCAAAATCCAGGTACTCCTCAGAATCCGGGAACGCCTCAAAATCCGGGAAATCCTCAAACGGGAACAGGGAGTGATTCTGATATTTTTGCAATTTATCCTATTCCTACAGGTGATTATCTGCATATTAAATCAAAAATCTTATTGGATTCATTTTCTATTTGGGATTTTTCAGGAAGATTAATTTGGCAGGGGAAAAGTGCAGATAATAGAATAAATGTTTCAGGCCTTAGCAAAGGAGTTTATTCTGTTTCTGTATTGCATCAGGGAGTTCATCATTATAGAAAATTTATTAAAGAATAA